Proteins encoded in a region of the Wenzhouxiangella sp. XN201 genome:
- a CDS encoding CsgG/HfaB family protein, whose amino-acid sequence MRLIAGLCAVGMLTACPAQTTTQVRDSGQSPSMEEARSAAYNGPQARIAVARFENKAGSSGNWWNQSIGDGMADMLTTALFNSGRFIVLERQAIDDVLGEQDFGASGRVREDTAAAIGEIEGAELMVVAAITEFSENASGTRGSFGGSRIGRVIGGIAGGSSSAHMAIDLRIIDTNTSRVLAATSVEGEAKDFDIGGALAGYTGSHALGGSLSTWENTPREKALRQVIGKAVEEVVRRTPQRYYRHGGGQSASYQASSSGGSGGGSGERVVITANSLNVRSGPNGESAVAYSLSSGNIVNVTARAGDWLQVRDDQGRTGWIASEHTLEVQ is encoded by the coding sequence ATGAGATTGATTGCGGGCCTGTGCGCCGTGGGAATGCTGACTGCATGCCCCGCCCAGACCACCACCCAAGTGCGCGACAGCGGCCAGTCGCCCAGCATGGAAGAAGCCCGCTCGGCCGCCTATAACGGCCCGCAGGCGCGCATCGCCGTGGCCCGCTTCGAGAACAAGGCGGGCAGTTCGGGCAATTGGTGGAACCAGTCCATCGGTGATGGCATGGCCGACATGCTCACCACCGCCCTGTTCAATTCCGGCCGCTTCATCGTGCTCGAACGCCAGGCCATCGACGACGTATTGGGTGAACAGGACTTCGGCGCGAGCGGCCGCGTAAGGGAAGACACCGCCGCGGCCATCGGCGAGATCGAGGGTGCCGAACTGATGGTCGTCGCCGCCATCACGGAGTTTTCCGAAAATGCCAGCGGCACGCGCGGTTCATTCGGTGGCAGCCGCATCGGTCGGGTGATCGGCGGCATTGCCGGCGGCTCGAGCAGCGCGCACATGGCCATCGACTTGCGCATCATCGACACCAATACCAGCCGCGTCCTGGCCGCCACCAGCGTCGAAGGCGAAGCCAAGGACTTCGACATCGGCGGCGCCCTGGCCGGCTACACCGGCAGCCACGCCCTGGGCGGTTCGCTGTCAACCTGGGAAAACACGCCGCGCGAGAAGGCGCTGCGCCAGGTCATCGGCAAGGCGGTGGAGGAAGTCGTGCGCCGCACGCCCCAGCGCTACTACCGTCACGGCGGTGGCCAGTCGGCTAGCTACCAGGCATCCAGTTCCGGCGGCAGCGGCGGTGGCAGCGGCGAACGCGTCGTGATCACCGCCAACTCGCTCAACGTACGCTCGGGCCCGAACGGCGAAAGCGCCGTCGCTTACAGCCTGTCTTCAGGCAATATCGTCAACGTGACAGCCCGCGCCGGCGACTGGCTGCAGGTTCGCGACGACCAGGGCCGCACAGGCTGGATTGCATCGGAGCACACGCTCGAAGTGCAGTGA
- a CDS encoding aminopeptidase, with translation MAGLVSGCATIAWYGQAARGQIEVLAKREDIADKIADPATPEPLRHRLETVLEMRAFATRELGLPDSRSYTLYADLERDAPLWNVVAAPRFSVVPETWCYPLVGCLAYRGYFRLERAQSEARRLAEEGLDVAVFPATAYSTLGWFADPVLDSMLTLSDAHLAELIFHELSHELLYVSGDTAFNEAFATFVGREGVRRWLGERGDDEALDAWRAERELDAKLTNLLLDARQRLAEQFATLEQESALEQARVQAFERLKDELRALTERPGGDRLQGWIDRPINNAHLALVATYESGIEAFEALFHERCDAQLACLYQHVERLSEADAEQRATFLHGGH, from the coding sequence ATGGCGGGGCTCGTCAGCGGCTGTGCCACGATCGCGTGGTACGGCCAGGCTGCGCGCGGGCAGATCGAAGTGCTCGCCAAACGCGAGGATATCGCAGATAAGATCGCCGATCCCGCTACGCCGGAACCGCTGCGGCATCGCCTGGAAACCGTGCTCGAAATGCGTGCCTTTGCCACCCGGGAACTCGGCCTGCCCGACAGCCGCAGTTACACCCTCTACGCGGATCTCGAGCGAGACGCCCCGTTGTGGAACGTGGTGGCCGCTCCGCGCTTTTCAGTGGTGCCCGAGACCTGGTGCTATCCGCTGGTTGGCTGCCTGGCCTATCGCGGTTACTTTCGCCTCGAGCGCGCCCAGTCCGAGGCCCGCCGCCTGGCCGAAGAGGGCCTGGACGTGGCTGTCTTCCCGGCCACCGCCTATTCCACCCTGGGCTGGTTTGCTGACCCGGTGCTCGACAGCATGCTGACCCTGTCCGATGCCCACCTGGCCGAGCTGATCTTCCATGAGCTCAGTCACGAGCTGTTGTACGTGTCCGGCGATACGGCCTTCAACGAGGCGTTCGCCACCTTTGTCGGGCGCGAGGGGGTTCGCCGCTGGCTGGGTGAGCGCGGCGATGACGAAGCGCTGGATGCGTGGCGCGCCGAGCGGGAACTCGACGCAAAGCTTACAAATCTCCTGCTGGATGCCCGTCAGCGTCTGGCCGAGCAGTTCGCGACGCTCGAACAAGAATCCGCGCTGGAGCAGGCGCGTGTACAGGCCTTCGAGAGATTGAAAGATGAACTGCGAGCGCTGACCGAGCGTCCCGGCGGCGATCGCCTGCAGGGCTGGATCGACCGGCCCATCAACAATGCCCACCTGGCACTGGTGGCCACCTACGAGTCCGGCATCGAGGCGTTCGAGGCGTTATTTCACGAACGCTGCGATGCCCAATTGGCTTGCCTGTACCAGCACGTCGAACGGCTAAGCGAGGCCGATGCCGAACAAAGAGCGACGTTTCTGCACGGCGGGCATTGA
- a CDS encoding class I SAM-dependent methyltransferase: MTTRSTDLSDDWYLDDEFWRNFGSLMFNAETFARGEAEAKQLLELLGHPTGRALDLGCGPGRHTLPLARAGLDVTAVDTSPSLLEQLEDARGELPIETVHADMREYVREADFDLVIVMWTSFGYFTDEADHRRVLENIRTSLAPGGRLVLDLVGLEYLCHNLQPVHLTEYEDGRMLVERPALIEQMRRVENEWLLIEGDRVHHRQWSHRVWSAGEIRWLLDAAGLETEAIYGSYDGDDYDLEAERLIVVASAR, encoded by the coding sequence ATGACCACAAGGAGCACCGACTTGAGCGACGACTGGTACCTGGACGACGAATTCTGGCGCAACTTCGGCTCGCTGATGTTCAATGCCGAAACCTTCGCACGCGGCGAGGCGGAAGCCAAGCAGCTGCTCGAATTACTCGGTCACCCCACCGGCCGGGCCCTCGACCTGGGCTGCGGCCCCGGCCGCCATACCCTGCCGCTGGCACGCGCCGGCCTGGACGTCACCGCGGTCGACACCAGCCCATCGCTGCTCGAACAGCTCGAGGATGCACGAGGCGAGCTGCCGATCGAGACCGTGCACGCCGACATGCGCGAGTACGTGCGTGAGGCGGACTTCGACCTGGTCATCGTGATGTGGACCAGCTTCGGCTACTTCACCGACGAGGCCGATCATCGCCGGGTCCTCGAAAACATCCGTACCAGCCTGGCGCCGGGCGGGCGCCTGGTCCTCGACCTGGTCGGCCTGGAATACCTCTGCCACAACCTCCAGCCCGTGCACCTGACCGAATACGAAGATGGTCGAATGCTGGTCGAGCGCCCGGCGCTGATTGAGCAGATGCGCCGAGTTGAAAATGAATGGCTGTTGATCGAGGGCGACCGTGTCCACCACCGCCAATGGTCCCACCGGGTCTGGTCAGCCGGAGAAATTCGATGGCTCCTGGACGCCGCGGGGCTGGAGACCGAGGCGATCTACGGTTCGTACGACGGTGACGACTATGACCTGGAAGCCGAAAGGCTGATCGTTGTCGCGAGCGCTCGCTAA
- a CDS encoding GNAT family N-acetyltransferase, translating to MTTLRTERLTIRPWQPEDRPALERMVRDPEMMRYVTQGRTWSDEAIDEMLERQQGHLAKHGVCFGAAELSETGEVIGLVGLQQLDDGEFELGWWIWKEHWGQGFATEAARAFVDHARDVMGLKTLVAVIDPPNTASKAVAEKLGLRFECIKSARETIARREDMPIAFFRMQL from the coding sequence GTGACCACACTGCGGACCGAGCGGCTGACCATCCGGCCCTGGCAACCGGAGGATCGTCCCGCGCTCGAGCGGATGGTGCGCGACCCGGAGATGATGCGCTATGTCACCCAGGGACGGACCTGGTCCGACGAGGCGATTGACGAGATGCTCGAGCGCCAGCAGGGGCATCTGGCGAAGCACGGCGTGTGTTTTGGGGCGGCCGAGCTCAGCGAGACGGGAGAGGTCATCGGCCTGGTCGGATTGCAGCAGCTCGACGACGGCGAGTTCGAGCTCGGCTGGTGGATCTGGAAGGAACACTGGGGACAGGGCTTTGCCACCGAGGCGGCCCGCGCGTTCGTCGATCATGCCCGTGACGTGATGGGGCTGAAAACCCTGGTGGCCGTCATCGACCCGCCCAATACTGCCTCCAAGGCCGTGGCCGAAAAACTTGGCCTGCGCTTCGAGTGCATCAAGAGCGCCCGCGAGACGATTGCCCGTCGAGAGGACATGCCGATCGCCTTCTTCAGAATGCAGCTTTAG
- a CDS encoding serine/threonine-protein kinase: protein MAQVLGRYHIISELGRGGMGVVYKALDPKLERFIAIKCLSEELSEDEIVVARFLREARNVAALNHPNIAQIFVADEHEGKPYFVMEYVDGESLADFIDREGQCSPEMARRVTEQAAHALSAAAEEGIVHRDVKPGNIMLDRRARAVLTDFGIACAVAEQSETGSQTIMGTPGYLPPEALTGDPVDARGDMFSLGAVYYEMLTGERLMPGHDLKQTFAQLAKEGFPDLSALEGRVDERVLSILRKLLAVKPEDRYADWSALLSDMAPLKTGRTEPVERSDSGPTTAEREVTAALATGRMQTAATATATASAPEATAVIEENSRTHHPVPVPKKRSSRAGRWLAIAAVLLVVLAAAGFGVARLDPSAWQRATAWLPGSSEDPAGSVAESSEPTASESQKADDEAVSEGPDPATPSGAAAVARAGQAVAEESGDAAPEATSNETGDSDPNLSAVKDEEQMAQSDTAASDPDSAEAEADVAEAVPESSEPVPESGSHDDNRSMAMADTEANDAAMAPAETRPEPAAAPPPRGVVVIGVGDPVIADPMVREIESALRTGNHPLIERSFVSGYRRYVEDEEVDLAGLSEPALEAGARYVVVARALPAGERELQYYNRVETAYIAQLEATTYDLHAMQQLGTSPVEQIEFTSLNATERAVQSVRPWLEGIRSQFD from the coding sequence ATGGCGCAGGTGCTTGGACGCTATCACATCATCAGCGAACTCGGCCGCGGCGGCATGGGCGTGGTCTACAAGGCGCTCGATCCCAAGCTCGAACGCTTCATCGCCATCAAGTGCCTGAGCGAGGAACTGAGCGAAGACGAAATCGTCGTCGCCCGCTTCCTGCGCGAAGCGCGCAACGTGGCTGCGCTCAATCACCCCAACATCGCGCAGATCTTCGTCGCCGACGAGCACGAGGGCAAGCCCTATTTCGTGATGGAGTATGTCGACGGCGAATCGCTGGCCGATTTCATCGACCGCGAGGGCCAGTGCTCGCCCGAGATGGCCCGCCGGGTGACCGAGCAGGCTGCCCACGCGCTCTCGGCCGCCGCCGAGGAAGGCATCGTCCACCGTGACGTCAAGCCTGGCAACATCATGCTCGACCGGCGCGCACGCGCCGTATTGACCGATTTCGGTATTGCCTGCGCGGTGGCCGAACAGTCCGAAACCGGCAGCCAGACCATCATGGGCACGCCCGGCTACCTGCCGCCCGAGGCGCTCACCGGCGATCCCGTCGATGCGCGCGGCGACATGTTCTCGCTCGGCGCCGTCTACTACGAGATGCTGACCGGCGAGCGGCTGATGCCCGGGCATGATCTCAAGCAGACCTTCGCGCAGCTGGCAAAAGAGGGTTTCCCGGACCTTTCCGCCCTGGAAGGCCGGGTCGACGAGCGCGTGCTGTCGATCCTGCGCAAGCTGCTGGCGGTCAAGCCGGAAGACCGCTATGCCGACTGGTCGGCGCTGCTGTCCGATATGGCACCGCTCAAGACCGGCCGAACCGAGCCGGTAGAGCGCTCCGATTCCGGACCGACAACGGCCGAGCGAGAGGTGACTGCCGCGCTGGCCACCGGGCGCATGCAGACCGCCGCCACCGCGACTGCTACGGCCAGTGCGCCCGAGGCGACGGCTGTGATTGAGGAAAATAGCAGGACGCATCACCCCGTACCGGTACCGAAGAAGAGATCCAGTCGCGCTGGACGCTGGCTGGCCATCGCCGCTGTGCTGCTGGTCGTGCTGGCAGCGGCCGGTTTCGGAGTGGCGCGCCTGGATCCTTCCGCCTGGCAGCGCGCGACGGCCTGGTTGCCGGGCAGCAGCGAAGACCCGGCCGGGTCGGTTGCCGAGTCATCCGAACCGACTGCGTCGGAATCACAGAAGGCCGATGACGAAGCGGTTTCGGAGGGTCCCGATCCGGCCACGCCAAGCGGCGCCGCGGCAGTGGCCCGCGCCGGACAGGCCGTGGCCGAGGAGTCGGGGGATGCCGCTCCGGAGGCGACGTCGAACGAAACCGGCGACTCCGATCCGAATTTGTCCGCCGTCAAAGATGAAGAACAAATGGCACAGTCCGACACGGCGGCCTCCGATCCGGATTCGGCCGAAGCGGAAGCCGACGTTGCCGAAGCCGTGCCCGAATCCTCGGAGCCCGTGCCAGAGTCCGGTTCGCATGATGACAACCGCAGTATGGCCATGGCCGATACCGAAGCCAATGACGCGGCGATGGCGCCCGCAGAAACCCGCCCCGAGCCGGCAGCCGCACCGCCACCGCGCGGTGTGGTCGTAATCGGCGTGGGCGATCCGGTCATCGCCGACCCGATGGTGCGCGAAATCGAGTCGGCCCTGCGTACAGGCAATCACCCACTGATCGAGCGCAGCTTCGTCAGCGGCTACCGCCGCTATGTCGAAGACGAAGAAGTCGACCTGGCGGGCCTGTCCGAACCCGCGCTGGAAGCCGGCGCCCGCTACGTGGTGGTGGCCCGCGCCCTGCCGGCCGGCGAGCGCGAACTGCAGTACTACAACCGCGTCGAAACCGCCTACATCGCCCAACTCGAGGCGACCACCTACGACTTGCACGCCATGCAGCAACTGGGGACCTCGCCGGTCGAGCAGATCGAATTTACCTCCTTGAACGCGACTGAGCGTGCTGTGCAGTCAGTGCGGCCGTGGTTGGAGGGAATTCGGAGTCAATTTGATTGA
- a CDS encoding peptide chain release factor 3, with the protein MPNLTAEIERRRTFAIISHPDAGKTTLTEKFLLFGGAIQLAGSVKSRKASRHATSDWMEMEKERGISITSSVMQFPYHERIVNLLDTPGHADFSEDTYRVLTAVDSALMVIDCAKGVEERTIKLMDVCRMRDTPIFTFINKLDREGREPIELLDEVEEVLGIECAPVTWPIGMGRRLKGIYHLIRDEIHLYESGKNYMRQDPKIIPGIDSKEADEALGDIAAELRDEIELVKGASHDFDLDRYLQGQQTPVFFGSALNNFGVIPLLDEFVEHAPQPQPRATLGRAVEPAEDKCTGFVFKVQANMDPAHRDRMAFMRVCSGRFEKGMKLHHVRLGKEQRTHGALTFMADERAVAEYAYPGDIVGLHNHGTIGIGDTFTEGEKLQFAGIPSFAPELFRRVQLKDPLKLKALTKGLTQLSEEGATQFFKPLFGNDLVLGAVGVLQFDVVAYRLKSEYNVEAVFEPVNVATCRWVSCEDERALAKFRDKNERHLAEDGGGQLVYLAPTRVNLQLAEERHPEITFRATREVSVYVETD; encoded by the coding sequence ATGCCGAACCTGACCGCGGAAATCGAACGCCGGCGCACTTTCGCGATCATCTCGCACCCGGACGCCGGCAAGACCACGCTGACCGAGAAGTTCCTGCTCTTCGGCGGGGCGATTCAGCTCGCGGGTTCGGTCAAGTCGCGCAAGGCCTCGCGCCACGCCACCTCCGACTGGATGGAGATGGAAAAGGAGCGCGGCATCTCGATTACCTCCTCGGTGATGCAGTTCCCCTATCACGAGCGCATCGTCAACCTGCTCGACACGCCCGGCCACGCCGACTTCTCCGAAGACACCTATCGCGTGCTCACTGCGGTGGACTCGGCACTGATGGTGATCGACTGCGCCAAGGGGGTGGAGGAGCGCACCATCAAGCTGATGGACGTGTGCCGCATGCGCGACACGCCGATCTTCACCTTCATCAACAAGCTCGATCGCGAGGGTCGCGAACCGATCGAATTGCTCGACGAGGTCGAAGAAGTGCTGGGCATCGAATGCGCGCCGGTGACCTGGCCGATCGGCATGGGGCGCAGGCTCAAGGGCATCTACCACCTGATCCGCGACGAGATTCATCTCTACGAGTCGGGCAAGAACTATATGCGCCAGGATCCGAAGATCATCCCCGGCATCGACTCAAAGGAAGCCGACGAGGCCCTGGGCGACATCGCTGCCGAACTCAGGGACGAGATCGAGCTGGTCAAGGGCGCCAGCCATGACTTCGACCTGGATCGCTATCTCCAGGGTCAGCAGACGCCGGTGTTCTTCGGCTCGGCCCTGAACAATTTCGGCGTGATTCCCCTGCTCGACGAGTTCGTCGAGCACGCGCCGCAGCCGCAGCCGCGCGCCACCCTGGGCCGCGCTGTCGAGCCGGCCGAAGACAAGTGCACCGGCTTCGTGTTCAAGGTGCAGGCCAACATGGACCCGGCCCACCGCGACCGCATGGCCTTCATGCGCGTGTGCTCGGGTCGATTCGAGAAAGGCATGAAGCTGCACCACGTCCGGCTGGGCAAGGAACAGCGCACGCACGGTGCACTGACCTTCATGGCCGACGAACGCGCCGTGGCCGAGTACGCCTACCCGGGCGATATCGTCGGTTTGCACAACCACGGCACGATCGGCATCGGCGATACCTTCACCGAAGGCGAGAAACTGCAGTTTGCCGGCATCCCGAGTTTCGCGCCCGAGCTGTTCCGGCGCGTGCAGCTGAAGGACCCGCTCAAGCTCAAGGCGCTGACCAAGGGGCTGACCCAGTTGTCCGAAGAAGGCGCGACCCAGTTCTTCAAGCCGCTGTTCGGCAACGACCTGGTGCTCGGTGCAGTCGGTGTGTTGCAGTTCGATGTGGTTGCCTACCGGCTCAAGTCCGAATACAACGTCGAGGCCGTGTTCGAGCCGGTCAACGTCGCTACCTGCCGCTGGGTGAGCTGCGAGGACGAGCGTGCGCTGGCGAAATTCCGCGACAAGAACGAGCGTCACCTGGCCGAAGACGGTGGCGGCCAGCTGGTCTACCTCGCGCCCACCCGGGTCAACCTGCAGCTGGCCGAGGAACGCCATCCCGAAATCACCTTCCGCGCCACGCGCGAAGTCAGCGTCTACGTCGAAACCGACTGA
- a CDS encoding nucleoside transporter C-terminal domain-containing protein: MIQSILGLAGIFVLLGIAWTLSAARRQIAWQTIIVGLVLQLLLAIFVLWVPLGKILFDQLGQLFVTLIGYTSAGAEFIFGPLADSEQFGFIFAFQVLPTIIFFASLMACLYHVGIMQKLVEVMAWVMTRFMKVSGSESLATAANVFVGQTEAPLVVRPFIAGMTRSELFALMTGGMSTIAGGVLAAYVMLLGGADPAQQAFFAKHLISASIMAAPAALVVAKLLMPETQESETAGSVRTAIERPHTNLIEAAAGGAGEGLKLALNVGAMLLAFLALIALINGPLGWFGQITGLESLVGQPIELALILGWVCAPLAILAGVPLDEAVAVGGLIGQKIVANEFVAYVALTEMQAELSERAVLISTYALCGFANFASIAIQIGGIGGISPSRRPDLAQLGLKAVLGGTLVSLLNAAWAGILVG; the protein is encoded by the coding sequence GTGATCCAGAGCATTCTCGGCCTGGCCGGCATTTTCGTGCTGCTGGGCATTGCGTGGACCCTGTCCGCGGCGCGCCGGCAGATTGCCTGGCAGACGATCATCGTCGGCCTGGTGCTGCAGCTGTTGCTGGCCATCTTCGTGCTGTGGGTGCCGCTGGGCAAGATCCTGTTCGATCAGCTCGGGCAACTGTTCGTCACGCTGATCGGCTATACCAGTGCCGGCGCCGAATTCATCTTCGGGCCGCTGGCCGACTCCGAGCAGTTCGGTTTCATCTTCGCTTTTCAGGTGCTGCCGACGATCATTTTCTTCGCCTCGCTGATGGCCTGCCTGTATCACGTCGGCATCATGCAGAAGCTGGTCGAGGTCATGGCCTGGGTCATGACCCGTTTCATGAAAGTCTCCGGCAGCGAGTCCCTGGCTACCGCCGCCAATGTTTTTGTCGGCCAGACCGAGGCGCCGCTGGTGGTGCGCCCGTTCATTGCCGGCATGACCCGGTCCGAGCTGTTCGCGCTGATGACCGGCGGCATGTCGACCATCGCCGGCGGTGTGCTGGCGGCCTACGTGATGCTGCTCGGCGGCGCCGATCCGGCGCAGCAGGCTTTCTTCGCCAAGCACCTGATTTCGGCCTCGATCATGGCCGCCCCGGCAGCCCTGGTCGTGGCCAAGCTGCTGATGCCCGAAACACAGGAGTCGGAAACAGCCGGCAGCGTGCGCACTGCCATCGAGCGGCCGCATACCAATCTGATCGAGGCTGCCGCCGGCGGTGCCGGCGAGGGCCTGAAACTGGCGCTCAACGTCGGCGCCATGCTGCTCGCCTTCCTGGCGCTGATCGCCCTGATCAACGGGCCGCTGGGCTGGTTCGGCCAGATCACCGGCCTGGAAAGCCTGGTCGGCCAGCCGATCGAGCTGGCCCTGATCCTCGGCTGGGTTTGCGCGCCGCTGGCCATCCTTGCCGGCGTGCCGCTGGACGAGGCCGTGGCCGTGGGCGGGCTGATCGGCCAGAAGATCGTCGCCAACGAGTTTGTTGCCTACGTGGCGCTGACCGAAATGCAGGCGGAGCTGTCCGAGCGCGCGGTGTTGATCTCGACCTACGCGCTGTGCGGCTTTGCCAACTTCGCCTCGATCGCCATCCAGATTGGCGGTATCGGCGGCATTTCGCCCTCACGCCGCCCTGATCTGGCCCAGCTCGGCCTCAAGGCAGTCCTCGGCGGAACGCTGGTGTCGCTGCTCAACGCCGCCTGGGCCGGGATTCTGGTGGGCTGA